A section of the Paenibacillus odorifer genome encodes:
- a CDS encoding amidohydrolase has translation MKNLEQKLQEIRNNLHENPELSNEEYSTTRKLRDWLEEAEIHILDTPSLRTGLVAQIGTGQAPIIAIRADIDALPIQEETGLPYSSQVAGKMHACGHDVHTAVILGAAYSLKEREKELSGTVRILFQPAEETGHGAKQIIDSGGLKDVEAIFGLHNWPELPVGELGTRVGAITAGVDRFEITINGTGAHAALPEKGTDSIVLASQIVLALQTISSRSISALESVVVSITRISGGNTWNVLPETVVLEGTVRTLNTSIQQEIPRRMEQIIQGLAAAAGAEALLHWYPGPPATINDSRWTAFMSSVAEEQGYRVLEIGPQMGGEDFSYYLQTIPGAFVMIGSGATYNLHHPKFAPDETLLLPAAEYFATLSVRALKELSK, from the coding sequence TTGAAGAACTTGGAGCAGAAATTGCAGGAGATTCGTAATAATTTGCATGAAAATCCGGAGTTATCCAACGAGGAATATTCGACAACTCGCAAGCTGAGGGACTGGTTAGAAGAGGCGGAAATTCATATCTTGGATACACCCTCTCTACGAACAGGACTCGTCGCGCAGATCGGTACAGGACAAGCACCCATCATAGCCATTCGTGCAGACATTGACGCTCTTCCGATACAAGAAGAGACGGGGCTGCCCTATAGCTCTCAAGTGGCCGGGAAGATGCATGCTTGTGGACATGATGTACATACGGCAGTGATTCTGGGGGCCGCTTATAGTCTTAAAGAGCGGGAGAAAGAATTGTCTGGAACTGTGCGTATCCTTTTTCAGCCTGCTGAAGAGACTGGACATGGAGCCAAACAGATCATAGATTCTGGAGGTCTCAAAGATGTTGAAGCAATCTTCGGCTTGCATAATTGGCCTGAACTTCCGGTAGGTGAATTAGGAACCAGGGTCGGTGCAATTACTGCAGGCGTAGACCGATTTGAAATTACAATTAACGGAACGGGAGCTCATGCTGCGTTACCGGAGAAAGGTACAGATTCGATTGTGTTGGCTTCACAAATTGTGCTGGCTTTGCAGACCATTAGCAGCCGGTCTATTAGTGCACTAGAATCTGTAGTAGTGAGCATAACACGGATTAGCGGAGGAAATACATGGAATGTGCTTCCGGAAACCGTGGTCCTTGAAGGGACAGTTCGAACTTTAAATACATCGATTCAGCAGGAGATTCCCCGCCGAATGGAGCAAATTATTCAGGGGTTGGCTGCAGCCGCTGGGGCAGAAGCATTGTTGCACTGGTATCCTGGACCGCCTGCAACCATAAATGATTCCAGATGGACTGCATTTATGAGTTCGGTGGCTGAAGAGCAAGGCTATCGAGTTCTTGAGATAGGTCCCCAGATGGGAGGAGAGGATTTCTCTTATTATCTGCAAACGATTCCTGGAGCTTTTGTAATGATCGGATCAGGGGCTACCTATAATCTACATCATCCAAAGTTTGCGCCCGATGAGACCCTGCTGCTTCCAGCAGCAGAATATTTTGCTACCCTGAGCGTGCGGGCTCTGAAAGAATTGAGCAAATAA
- a CDS encoding MarR family transcriptional regulator, which yields MEKFHVELDRALVRMFEVYNALNKRPREYTSGVVLYLSEIHMIEAIGHHPDCKLTEISNVLNITKGTTSKLLSKLEAKGLVSKYQVEGNKKEVYFRLTELGQGAFEGHYQLHEARSSDIDREFDNYSPEEQRIILRFIHMYTEEMGRYLE from the coding sequence TTGGAGAAATTTCATGTTGAACTGGACCGCGCGTTGGTTCGAATGTTCGAAGTTTATAATGCACTGAACAAGAGACCAAGAGAGTATACTTCTGGGGTCGTCTTATATTTATCTGAAATTCATATGATTGAAGCGATTGGGCATCATCCCGACTGTAAATTAACAGAAATCTCAAATGTTCTTAACATTACCAAAGGCACCACTTCCAAATTATTATCCAAGCTGGAAGCAAAAGGTCTTGTTTCGAAATATCAGGTTGAAGGGAACAAGAAGGAAGTGTATTTTAGACTGACTGAACTGGGACAAGGAGCCTTTGAAGGTCACTATCAGCTACATGAGGCGAGAAGTTCGGATATTGATAGAGAATTCGACAATTATTCTCCTGAAGAGCAGAGGATCATCCTGAGGTTCATTCACATGTACACGGAGGAAATGGGACGTTATCTAGAATAA
- a CDS encoding SDR family oxidoreductase — protein sequence MNILITGGSGGIGFAISRRLGAGGHRLLISGREERHLENAAAVLPQDALYLTADAGDLSSINRLVKYSEEHSFSPDVLVLNAAAFYDASRSVIEPDVAELDRILQVNLLANVALVKAFLPAIKTGSYPRIFFIGSTAALRSDSSFYAISKAALSNYARGLREELKTSGVGVTLIHPGATFTERRVPGEGIAEDRFLASDDIAKIVEMMLELSPQAVVEEISIRPMLGDTY from the coding sequence ATGAATATATTAATTACCGGGGGAAGCGGAGGAATTGGATTTGCAATCAGCCGGAGGCTTGGTGCGGGGGGCCACCGCTTGCTCATATCTGGGCGGGAAGAACGTCATCTCGAAAATGCAGCCGCAGTACTACCTCAGGATGCATTGTATTTGACTGCAGATGCTGGGGACTTATCTTCTATTAACCGGCTTGTCAAATATTCCGAAGAACATTCATTCTCGCCAGATGTGCTGGTGCTTAATGCTGCAGCCTTCTATGATGCAAGCCGTTCGGTGATTGAACCCGATGTGGCCGAACTAGATCGTATATTACAGGTGAATCTACTGGCGAATGTAGCTTTGGTAAAGGCTTTCCTTCCAGCTATTAAGACCGGAAGTTACCCACGTATATTTTTCATAGGATCAACGGCGGCTCTTCGTTCGGACAGCTCTTTTTATGCCATATCCAAAGCAGCCTTGAGCAATTATGCCCGTGGCTTAAGAGAGGAACTAAAAACATCCGGCGTAGGCGTGACCCTCATTCATCCTGGGGCAACATTTACTGAAAGAAGAGTACCGGGAGAAGGGATTGCTGAGGATAGATTTCTTGCATCAGATGATATAGCCAAGATCGTTGAGATGATGCTGGAGCTAAGCCCACAGGCAGTTGTGGAAGAGATTAGTATTCGTCCTATGCTCGGTGATACTTACTAA
- a CDS encoding ABC transporter ATP-binding protein, with amino-acid sequence MPTIELRNINKEYSSVDDEQTLALKNINLQVSDGEFVCVLGPSGCGKSTLLEIVAGLLKQSTGEIILDGKVQSGTSRDIGVVFQDSALFPWRTIRRNIEFGLEIAGVPRSERRERAIRTIDLVGLGGFADKYPHQLSGGMRQRAGLARTLVADPQVILMDEPFSAVDHLTRLTLQDEIIRIWQQEKKTVFFITHDVAEAVYLATRIVLLSPRPGRIHKIFDVPFERPRSRNDAEILNIVEKIYISINNPPEDQTEYFI; translated from the coding sequence ATGCCTACTATTGAACTCCGTAACATCAACAAGGAATACTCCAGTGTGGACGATGAGCAGACTCTAGCGCTCAAAAATATAAATCTTCAGGTGAGTGATGGCGAGTTCGTCTGCGTTCTTGGGCCAAGCGGATGCGGAAAGAGCACGCTGCTCGAAATCGTGGCGGGCTTACTTAAACAATCCACTGGTGAGATTATTTTGGATGGCAAGGTGCAGTCTGGAACGAGCAGAGATATCGGAGTTGTATTTCAGGATTCCGCTTTATTTCCTTGGCGTACTATTCGCCGGAATATAGAATTCGGCTTGGAAATTGCAGGGGTTCCTCGTTCAGAGCGACGTGAGCGGGCAATCCGCACGATTGATCTTGTAGGGCTAGGCGGTTTTGCTGACAAATATCCGCATCAATTATCTGGAGGTATGCGCCAGCGAGCCGGCTTAGCCCGGACGCTGGTAGCAGATCCACAAGTCATCTTGATGGATGAACCCTTCAGTGCTGTCGATCACCTGACACGACTAACGCTGCAAGATGAGATCATACGGATCTGGCAACAGGAGAAGAAGACGGTATTCTTCATTACTCATGATGTGGCTGAGGCCGTATATTTGGCTACACGTATCGTCCTGCTCAGTCCACGTCCAGGACGGATCCATAAGATATTTGATGTTCCTTTTGAAAGACCGCGCAGTAGAAATGATGCCGAGATTCTGAACATTGTGGAGAAGATCTATATCAGTATCAATAATCCCCCTGAGGATCAGACCGAGTATTTTATTTAA
- a CDS encoding ABC transporter substrate-binding protein, which translates to MKKRNKTINLLSIILILSLILTACGSNPGSNAANNKSANDSNTSNTPAATASPSNANNEETTSLSPADGIPPWQGRDNEPVKINAGFAKGMTGIANQFAIAKGWYSDAGIDLDIVDIPNPVAAFGAGEVDIADGDPGTYIPAIANGVKMKIVSNMWRSRGAYWIIAKPEIKTWADLKGKTIGTGQATGGMPLTLKEVLSQNGIDYENDVEYAANNFFQEAYASFVKGEVDATIIHQPFATLAEQEGTGHVLAKTWEFVPEYQTGVLVASQKLIDEQPEVVERLLEVYFYANEYAKTHLDEFYPWAAEYLNLDEETVKTAINSEIVLWENNPIVDTKRLQVTEDLLTKYGMQREAISVDGVVDNTFAEKIAKTLLLGKYAKQQ; encoded by the coding sequence ATGAAGAAGCGTAATAAAACAATCAACCTGTTATCCATAATTCTCATTCTATCCCTCATCTTGACAGCATGTGGATCTAACCCTGGTTCAAATGCTGCGAACAATAAATCCGCTAACGATTCCAATACAAGTAATACCCCTGCAGCTACCGCGTCCCCTTCAAATGCAAACAATGAGGAAACTACGTCCTTGAGCCCAGCCGATGGAATCCCTCCTTGGCAAGGCCGCGACAATGAACCTGTTAAAATCAATGCTGGCTTCGCCAAAGGAATGACTGGGATAGCCAATCAATTTGCAATAGCAAAAGGTTGGTATTCCGATGCTGGTATAGATCTTGATATCGTTGATATTCCCAATCCTGTAGCTGCTTTCGGCGCGGGCGAGGTAGACATTGCCGATGGTGACCCAGGTACTTATATTCCAGCCATCGCTAATGGCGTTAAGATGAAAATAGTCAGCAATATGTGGAGAAGTCGAGGCGCCTACTGGATTATTGCCAAACCGGAGATTAAGACATGGGCAGATCTGAAAGGCAAAACCATTGGAACCGGTCAAGCCACAGGTGGCATGCCTTTGACTCTCAAGGAGGTTCTTAGCCAGAACGGGATTGATTATGAAAATGATGTGGAATATGCGGCGAATAACTTTTTTCAAGAAGCCTATGCATCTTTTGTGAAGGGTGAAGTTGACGCTACGATCATTCACCAGCCATTCGCCACGTTAGCTGAACAAGAAGGAACAGGACATGTTCTTGCAAAAACCTGGGAGTTTGTCCCCGAATATCAGACGGGTGTGCTTGTAGCCAGCCAGAAGTTGATTGATGAACAGCCGGAGGTTGTTGAACGCTTGCTTGAAGTTTACTTTTATGCGAATGAATATGCCAAAACTCATCTTGATGAATTTTATCCTTGGGCAGCCGAATATCTGAATCTGGATGAAGAAACAGTTAAGACGGCTATTAATTCCGAGATTGTATTATGGGAGAACAATCCGATCGTCGATACGAAACGTCTTCAGGTTACTGAAGATCTGCTAACCAAATATGGCATGCAACGTGAAGCGATTTCTGTTGACGGTGTTGTCGATAACACATTTGCCGAAAAGATTGCGAAGACACTGCTGCTTGGAAAATATGCGAAGCAGCAATAA
- a CDS encoding ABC transporter permease: MAKERKGRTGQKPLWIIIVQVAFVILLLGWMEIAVSKGWVSRVFLASPTQIWNELVYTIQENTLWPHLILSLKEVTVGYLISVVAGIGLGVLFVSFPTLEKLIDPLVASVMAIPKTAIMPLLIVWFGIGFTSKVVLVILFCFFNILYNTVTGAKQTRNDHIKLARVFKASRAQTVFKVLLPSALPSIFNGLRVTAATAITGVVFAEMAASKGGLGFMLNESQAVLNTARLYLVIIIVTILSVLFVNIVNLVERITCRRWMTSPHQSK; this comes from the coding sequence ATGGCCAAAGAGAGGAAAGGCCGAACGGGGCAAAAACCTCTATGGATTATTATTGTTCAGGTGGCGTTTGTAATTCTGCTGCTGGGGTGGATGGAAATTGCGGTCTCCAAAGGCTGGGTGAGTCGAGTTTTCCTGGCTTCACCAACACAAATTTGGAATGAGCTTGTCTATACCATTCAAGAAAATACATTGTGGCCGCATCTGATCTTAAGTCTGAAGGAGGTTACAGTAGGCTATTTGATATCTGTTGTTGCCGGAATCGGACTCGGTGTACTCTTCGTGTCATTCCCAACATTGGAAAAGCTGATAGATCCACTGGTAGCATCAGTAATGGCTATCCCGAAGACAGCGATCATGCCGCTGCTCATCGTCTGGTTTGGGATTGGGTTTACGAGCAAGGTCGTGCTGGTTATTCTTTTTTGTTTTTTTAATATTCTCTACAACACCGTTACAGGTGCCAAACAGACCCGGAACGATCATATCAAACTAGCCAGGGTCTTCAAGGCAAGCAGAGCTCAGACAGTATTCAAGGTACTTCTGCCATCGGCGCTGCCAAGCATTTTCAACGGGCTGCGGGTCACTGCGGCCACAGCGATTACCGGCGTTGTTTTTGCAGAGATGGCAGCCTCCAAGGGCGGATTAGGATTTATGCTAAATGAGTCTCAAGCTGTACTTAATACAGCCAGGTTATATCTCGTTATTATCATCGTAACGATCTTGTCTGTCTTATTCGTGAACATCGTCAATCTTGTCGAGCGGATCACTTGCCGCCGTTGGATGACGAGCCCACATCAATCTAAATAG